The Rhizobium sp. BT03 genome has a window encoding:
- a CDS encoding efflux transporter outer membrane subunit: MVSLRFAATPALLLLLSGCVVGPDHAPPEMPLPAKFGEGGTKSVGDVATAAWWTAFNDPKLNGYVKAGLDQNLTVQQAIERINAASANVTTAGAGGLPNLTVGGSHTVSGQRGELRTQFDTRNTSAGDVQLSWLLDLFGLYKRSTESALASLDSAYASADVAKLTLVQDLVSSYIDVRYYQQRLALSRANLKSRQETYELTKFQLEAGAASRLDVVQAEGLVQSTLAEIPGLETNIRISAHHIATLLGLPASALVDELLKGHGQPVFRGGINSGIPADLIRNRPDVRVAERDLAAATANIGVAQAQLYPSISLSGSISPSYINQRGIHGGLTPWSFGPTLNLPIFDGGRLRANVKSAQSDAATAYLNWKSTVLTSVEQVENALSAVRRDARTVSALQAQVKTTQETLELSTASYKDGASSLLDVLDAQRQVSLAQASLAQAVQQMAKDYVSLNIAVGGGYAPGGKGTVANTTVVVKPAKT; encoded by the coding sequence ATGGTATCTCTTCGTTTTGCCGCCACACCGGCATTGCTGTTATTATTGTCGGGCTGCGTTGTTGGCCCGGATCATGCTCCTCCTGAGATGCCGCTGCCCGCCAAATTCGGAGAGGGCGGAACGAAGAGTGTAGGCGATGTTGCTACCGCAGCCTGGTGGACCGCCTTCAACGACCCCAAACTGAATGGCTATGTCAAGGCCGGCCTCGATCAGAACCTGACTGTCCAGCAGGCGATCGAACGCATCAACGCGGCCTCCGCCAACGTCACCACCGCCGGTGCCGGCGGCCTGCCGAACCTGACGGTCGGCGGCTCGCACACGGTCAGCGGCCAGAGGGGCGAGCTGCGCACGCAGTTCGACACGCGCAACACCAGTGCCGGCGACGTCCAGCTGAGCTGGCTGCTCGATCTCTTCGGCCTTTACAAGCGCAGCACCGAGAGCGCGCTCGCTTCGCTCGATTCCGCCTACGCATCCGCTGATGTCGCCAAGCTGACCCTGGTGCAGGATCTCGTCTCGAGCTATATCGACGTTCGCTACTATCAGCAGCGCCTGGCGCTTTCGAGGGCCAACCTGAAGTCGCGTCAGGAAACCTACGAGCTGACCAAATTCCAGCTTGAAGCCGGCGCCGCCTCACGCCTTGACGTCGTCCAGGCAGAAGGCCTGGTACAGTCGACGCTCGCCGAAATTCCCGGCCTCGAAACCAACATCCGCATATCGGCCCATCACATTGCCACGTTGCTCGGCCTGCCGGCCTCGGCCCTCGTCGACGAATTGCTGAAGGGCCATGGACAGCCCGTGTTCCGGGGCGGCATCAACTCCGGCATCCCGGCAGACCTGATCCGCAACCGTCCCGACGTTCGCGTCGCCGAGCGCGATCTCGCCGCGGCAACGGCCAATATCGGCGTTGCCCAGGCGCAGCTTTATCCGAGCATCTCGCTCAGCGGTTCGATCTCGCCGTCCTACATCAACCAGCGCGGCATCCATGGCGGCCTGACGCCCTGGTCCTTCGGTCCGACCCTCAACCTGCCGATCTTCGACGGCGGCCGCCTGCGCGCCAACGTCAAGTCTGCACAGTCCGACGCCGCGACCGCCTACCTCAACTGGAAATCGACGGTGCTGACCTCCGTCGAGCAGGTCGAGAACGCGCTTTCGGCCGTCCGGCGTGACGCCCGCACGGTCTCGGCACTCCAGGCCCAGGTGAAGACCACGCAAGAAACCCTCGAGCTGTCGACGGCATCTTACAAGGACGGCGCCTCTTCGCTGCTCGACGTTCTCGACGCGCAGCGCCAGGTTTCGCTCGCCCAGGCAAGCCTTGCCCAGGCAGTTCAGCAAATGGCCAAGGACTATGTCTCCCTCAACATCGCGGTCGGGGGCGGTTATGCCCCCGGCGGCAAGGGCACCGTAGCTAACACCACTGTCGTGGTGAAGCCGGCCAAGACCTGA
- a CDS encoding LacI family DNA-binding transcriptional regulator translates to MASSRSGPNLSRIATSLGVSVATVSNALSGKGRVSGQLVERIREHAAELGYVPSQAGRALRTGRSGVLGLVLPDIANPLFPKIAQAIEFAGSAAGYGVLIADSRGDVAAQTEAINRLVERGVDGMVIIPRRATRISSAACPIAVIDTPSTPGNTVSADHWQGGCEIAGHLAGLGHRRILIIGNNQESSVQNDRAGGIRSGLRPGMHAETLWIDKLERDGGSGCPLGLAERVRQGFTAFAALSDLQALRALTELQQAGVNIPADVSVTGFDDLIWSPVVTPSLTTVRMDMDAIAGIAVSALVDTIRASSIRQGMLVTAEIDRVPMQLIVRQSSGPVSPAPKTSEMENM, encoded by the coding sequence ATGGCTTCATCGCGTTCGGGACCGAACCTCAGCAGGATAGCGACGTCGCTCGGCGTCTCGGTCGCCACGGTCTCCAATGCACTATCAGGCAAGGGCCGCGTCTCAGGCCAACTGGTCGAAAGGATTCGCGAGCATGCGGCCGAGCTCGGTTACGTCCCGAGCCAGGCCGGCCGCGCGCTCCGGACCGGCCGCAGCGGCGTTCTCGGTCTGGTGCTGCCCGATATCGCCAATCCGCTCTTTCCCAAGATCGCCCAGGCGATCGAATTCGCCGGCTCCGCCGCCGGTTACGGTGTGCTGATCGCCGATTCCCGCGGCGATGTCGCCGCCCAGACCGAGGCGATCAACCGTCTGGTCGAGCGCGGCGTCGATGGCATGGTCATCATTCCCCGCCGCGCCACCCGCATTTCCTCCGCCGCCTGCCCAATCGCCGTCATCGACACCCCTTCGACGCCGGGCAACACCGTTTCCGCCGACCATTGGCAGGGCGGCTGCGAAATCGCCGGCCATCTTGCCGGCCTCGGCCATCGCCGCATTCTCATCATCGGCAACAATCAGGAATCCAGCGTCCAGAACGACCGCGCCGGCGGCATCCGCTCCGGCCTGCGTCCCGGCATGCATGCTGAAACCCTGTGGATCGACAAGCTGGAGCGGGATGGGGGCAGCGGCTGTCCGCTTGGACTCGCCGAAAGGGTGAGGCAGGGATTCACCGCTTTCGCAGCCCTCTCCGATCTGCAGGCGCTGCGCGCGTTGACGGAGTTGCAGCAAGCCGGCGTCAACATTCCCGCCGACGTCAGCGTCACCGGCTTCGACGATCTCATCTGGTCGCCTGTTGTCACGCCGTCTCTGACGACGGTTCGCATGGACATGGACGCTATTGCCGGAATTGCCGTGTCGGCGCTGGTGGATACCATAAGAGCAAGCAGCATCCGGCAGGGCATGCTCGTGACCGCCGAGATCGACCGTGTCCCCATGCAACTGATCGTCCGCCAATCATCCGGGCCCGTGAGCCCGGCACCAAAAACCTCAGAGATGGAGAACATGTAA